GTCGAGCACAAGAAGGACGTCGTCATCCTGCTCGACTCGATCACCCGCCTGGCACGCGCCTACAACACGGTGGTTCCGCCCTCGGGCAAGATCCTCTCGGGCGGCGTGGACTCCAACGCCCTGCACAAGCCCAAGCGCTTCTTCGGCGCCGCGCGCAACATCGAAGAGGGCGGCAGCCTCACCATCATCGCCACCGCCTTGATCGACACCGGCAGCCGCATGGACGAAGTCATCTTCGAAGAGTTCAAGGGCACCGGTAACATGGAAATCGTGCTGGACCGCAAACTCGCCGACAAGCGCATCTTCCCGGCCATCGACATCAACAAGTCGGGCACCCGCAAGGAAGAACTGCTCATCGACGAGAACGACCTGCACCGCATCTGGATTCTGCGAAAGATTCTCTCGCCTCTGAACCAGATCGACGCGATGGAGTTTCTCAGCGGAAAGATGCTGGGAACCAATTCCAACAAGGATTTCATGAACTCCATGAACAAGTAACAAAAAGAGGCCGCGAAAGCGGCCTCTTTTTTATGAACTGTTTTCTTTCAAGATGGGAT
The sequence above is drawn from the Chrysiogenia bacterium genome and encodes:
- the rho gene encoding transcription termination factor Rho (An RNA-DNA helicase that actively releases nascent mRNAs from paused transcription complexes) — encoded protein: VEHKKDVVILLDSITRLARAYNTVVPPSGKILSGGVDSNALHKPKRFFGAARNIEEGGSLTIIATALIDTGSRMDEVIFEEFKGTGNMEIVLDRKLADKRIFPAIDINKSGTRKEELLIDENDLHRIWILRKILSPLNQIDAMEFLSGKMLGTNSNKDFMNSMNK